Proteins encoded by one window of Candidatus Nitrosocosmicus hydrocola:
- a CDS encoding glycosyltransferase family 4 protein, translating into MAIKLCLVSSWFPNNRNPNLAPFVLNFAKDLNNSGVDVYVISVTSSNEPQFQNVDGLKVFRVNPKFPLFSIYRLLSSIKPDIIHVHAPNYFGSMSIIPAKIKKIPILATVHRAEIDSVNFLLNILRKLVLRQFDKIVAVSQFSKSLAINAGGKEDQIIVIYNSCDERLFFPDSKTPSRKRLNLPLDKKIILFAGNLIKIKGIFVLINAIIDLKNRSDFCVVIVGKGEEEDVVKKLIVEASISDKIHLMGWHPQELLPEFFKASDIFVLPSFTEGHSVAILESMASGIPVIATSVGGNLETIDNGVNGFLIPAGDHNYLSNKISNLLDSNKLLDFISKNAINTYSRRFRKQIQIEEHLKLYKTLLQQSK; encoded by the coding sequence ATGGCAATTAAATTATGCTTAGTATCTTCGTGGTTTCCTAATAATAGAAATCCTAACTTAGCTCCATTTGTTCTCAATTTTGCCAAAGACTTGAATAATTCAGGAGTAGATGTATATGTAATTAGTGTAACCAGTTCCAATGAACCTCAATTTCAAAACGTTGATGGATTAAAAGTTTTTAGGGTGAACCCAAAATTCCCTCTTTTTTCAATTTATCGTTTGTTATCTTCGATTAAACCTGACATAATTCACGTCCATGCGCCAAATTATTTTGGTAGTATGTCTATAATTCCTGCCAAAATCAAGAAAATTCCCATTTTAGCAACAGTTCATCGTGCGGAGATCGATTCCGTTAATTTTCTATTAAATATATTAAGAAAATTGGTGTTAAGGCAATTTGATAAGATAGTAGCAGTCTCACAATTTTCAAAATCTTTAGCGATTAATGCCGGTGGTAAAGAAGACCAAATAATAGTCATTTACAATTCATGTGATGAGAGATTGTTTTTCCCTGACTCCAAGACACCCTCAAGAAAGCGGTTGAATCTCCCCCTAGATAAAAAAATAATATTATTTGCTGGGAATTTGATAAAAATAAAAGGAATTTTTGTATTAATTAATGCGATAATAGATCTGAAAAATAGGTCTGACTTCTGTGTAGTCATAGTTGGAAAAGGCGAAGAAGAGGATGTAGTAAAAAAATTAATAGTTGAGGCAAGTATTAGCGATAAAATACATCTCATGGGCTGGCATCCTCAAGAATTACTGCCAGAATTTTTTAAAGCCTCGGATATTTTTGTATTGCCATCATTTACTGAGGGTCATTCTGTGGCCATCTTAGAATCGATGGCTTCAGGGATACCAGTGATAGCTACAAGTGTTGGCGGGAATTTAGAAACAATCGATAACGGGGTAAATGGTTTTTTGATACCTGCAGGCGATCACAACTACCTATCTAATAAGATATCAAATTTACTCGATTCTAATAAGTTACTTGATTTCATTTCAAAAAATGCTATTAATACATATTCTAGGAGATTTAGAAAACAAATTCAAATAGAGGAACATTTAAAACTGTATAAAACACTGCTTCAACAGTCAAAATGA
- a CDS encoding glycosyltransferase family 4 protein, whose translation MKDKLKFGVLLIDNQGLSHYTSYLAKGLAKSRRILLLGLSVEEYRDTQAINEKNITFYDLSAGLPKNTSLYNILLKKPLSLFRSLIRFTLFKNYDLIHFQGHLPLIFLLIPLIKLRKKKIYWTIHDIDLRPSSIGRRGKLEIIYVRFITQPKILGRFVDKIFVHGRKLSENLCRSGISPNKIQTIPHFDYFYLVKEHDEHVLDIEKNKYILFFGSIKPYKGISVLLEAIIILRQRYKENFEVLIAGKGNFTEQETILLKNMKNIVIRNEKILNSNIPEIFHNAMMVILPYNEASQSGVLSLAYTFSKPVLVSDAGSLHEYVDNGITGFVFHKGNSEELANLILRLLKDEKLCIELGNNGYQKLVSEMSLEKCCNIIEHTYLEN comes from the coding sequence ATGAAAGATAAGTTAAAGTTTGGTGTCTTGCTTATTGATAATCAAGGCCTTTCACATTATACCTCATATTTAGCAAAAGGTTTAGCAAAATCTCGAAGAATATTATTGCTTGGTTTATCTGTTGAAGAATATCGCGATACCCAAGCTATTAACGAAAAAAATATTACCTTCTATGACCTGAGTGCGGGATTACCTAAAAATACTTCTCTCTACAACATTCTATTGAAAAAGCCTTTATCCTTATTTAGATCATTAATTAGATTTACATTGTTTAAAAATTATGATCTTATACATTTTCAGGGCCACCTACCTCTGATTTTTCTTTTGATCCCTCTGATTAAACTCAGAAAAAAGAAAATCTATTGGACCATCCACGATATTGACTTGCGGCCATCTTCAATTGGAAGAAGAGGAAAATTGGAAATTATTTACGTTAGATTCATTACCCAACCAAAAATCTTAGGTCGATTTGTCGACAAAATATTTGTGCATGGAAGAAAACTCTCCGAAAACCTTTGTAGGTCAGGAATCAGTCCCAACAAGATACAGACAATACCTCACTTCGACTATTTTTACTTAGTTAAAGAGCATGATGAACATGTATTGGATATTGAAAAAAATAAGTACATTCTATTTTTCGGAAGTATCAAACCATATAAAGGCATCAGTGTTTTGCTAGAGGCAATAATCATATTGAGACAACGATATAAAGAAAATTTTGAGGTACTAATAGCAGGTAAAGGTAATTTTACTGAACAAGAAACTATTTTATTAAAAAATATGAAAAATATAGTAATTAGAAATGAAAAAATTTTAAATTCAAATATCCCAGAAATCTTTCATAATGCAATGATGGTAATATTGCCTTATAACGAAGCTTCTCAGAGTGGCGTATTATCATTGGCATATACTTTTTCAAAGCCTGTTTTAGTGTCTGATGCTGGTTCTTTGCATGAATATGTTGACAATGGAATTACTGGATTTGTCTTCCACAAAGGAAATAGTGAGGAATTGGCAAACTTGATATTAAGATTATTAAAGGATGAGAAACTCTGCATAGAACTAGGAAATAATGGATATCAAAAATTGGTTTCAGAAATGAGTTTGGAAAAATGTTGCAACATAATTGAACATACTTATTTAGAAAATTAA
- a CDS encoding class I SAM-dependent methyltransferase, whose amino-acid sequence MKGKSVKTFFDTHAHYSAYNKNQEYYLPIIDYFSNDFSKEIRVLDIGCGDGSFLKGLKAANLRGDFLGVDISFNLLRKAKTNVSDQKGIHFVVADAFNPPFRNTEKFNLIHIDSVLHHLIDDNRKKSNRLSKDLLTILRSKLSQNGILIVEEMYYNSRILPHLTSSIIFYSLKIINRLQLDLTFFRNDLKPGLEVNFFSEDQLVNILNELGSVMTMQRNPSKLSKLEKVMFLRERGHITYFVKI is encoded by the coding sequence ATGAAAGGGAAAAGTGTAAAGACTTTTTTTGATACCCACGCCCATTACAGTGCATATAACAAGAATCAAGAATATTACTTACCAATTATCGACTATTTTTCAAATGATTTTAGCAAAGAGATCAGGGTATTAGATATAGGGTGTGGCGATGGGAGTTTTCTAAAAGGACTAAAAGCTGCCAACTTAAGAGGAGACTTTCTAGGTGTTGATATCTCATTTAATTTGTTGCGCAAGGCAAAGACGAACGTTTCTGACCAAAAAGGCATACATTTCGTTGTCGCAGATGCGTTCAACCCACCCTTTAGAAACACTGAGAAGTTTAATTTAATCCATATTGATTCTGTGTTACATCATTTAATAGATGATAATAGAAAAAAAAGTAACAGATTATCTAAAGATCTCTTGACTATTTTGAGATCAAAGTTGTCTCAGAATGGTATACTAATCGTTGAGGAAATGTATTACAACTCAAGGATTTTACCCCATCTAACATCATCTATAATATTCTATTCGTTAAAAATAATAAATCGCCTCCAATTGGATCTTACATTTTTTAGAAATGACTTAAAACCCGGATTAGAAGTTAATTTCTTCTCCGAAGATCAACTAGTTAACATTCTAAATGAATTGGGCTCAGTTATGACCATGCAAAGAAATCCGTCAAAACTTTCCAAGCTAGAAAAAGTAATGTTTCTTAGAGAAAGGGGACACATAACCTATTTTGTTAAAATTTAG
- a CDS encoding D-glucuronyl C5-epimerase family protein, which yields MQGKDEKFLLLPYNFPWKIYELEPPWYSAMAQGKALPLLIYAYQLTGSEKYKETANGILNSFFIDVTQGGITYKTSNSGWWYELYAKNDSKKPKVLNGMLWTLVALDEYYRSTNDSKAKFLFDQGITSLKKNLHLFDADGFSYYDILKTQNKFEYHVIHIDLLNKLYNVTGEDLFKSYADKWSSHNLTQVVRQAPANIHLDSNFVPFVDYGIISGINIGIQRNPVTVDHIANDYYGKFLLHKDNFSKRAFLNNVDWLVDNAIEIRVNNSVIPSNMYQNLDQKS from the coding sequence GTGCAGGGAAAAGATGAGAAATTTTTGCTCTTGCCATATAATTTCCCTTGGAAAATTTATGAACTGGAACCACCATGGTATTCTGCTATGGCCCAAGGTAAAGCATTGCCATTGTTAATTTACGCATATCAACTGACAGGTTCAGAAAAGTATAAGGAGACAGCAAATGGGATTTTGAATTCATTTTTTATTGACGTTACTCAAGGAGGAATTACATATAAAACCAGTAATTCGGGATGGTGGTATGAACTTTATGCAAAAAATGATTCCAAGAAGCCTAAAGTGTTGAACGGTATGCTATGGACATTGGTCGCGTTAGATGAATATTATCGTTCAACCAATGACAGTAAAGCAAAATTCTTGTTTGACCAGGGTATCACCTCTCTAAAGAAAAATTTGCATTTATTTGATGCTGATGGATTCTCTTACTATGATATACTCAAAACTCAGAATAAATTTGAGTATCATGTTATTCATATAGATTTACTGAATAAATTATATAATGTTACTGGGGAAGATCTTTTCAAATCTTATGCAGATAAGTGGTCTTCTCATAACTTGACACAGGTCGTCCGGCAAGCTCCCGCAAATATCCACTTAGATTCCAATTTTGTTCCTTTTGTTGATTATGGAATCATTTCTGGGATCAATATCGGAATCCAACGTAACCCTGTAACAGTGGACCATATTGCAAACGATTATTATGGAAAATTTTTATTGCATAAGGATAACTTTTCTAAACGTGCGTTCTTAAATAACGTTGACTGGTTGGTTGACAATGCAATTGAAATTAGAGTAAATAATTCGGTTATTCCCTCTAATATGTATCAAAATCTTGATCAAAAATCATAG
- a CDS encoding oligosaccharide flippase family protein — translation MSSITNGSNIRSGAIFIYIETTVSLLLGYLFWILMSKIGTAEIIGTSSAIISLAGILAVIANLGIPTGVQRFLGKSFAHSSSQETHCYFISSLALISISTFLVSLSVLIMKDYLLTFFQIEEEFLLISILLMISIIYATFFRGIVISSLQTKILTISITISALIKIVLGILFLINDYGTFGLVLSFTINQCIVSIILAIAMVRLVRNSGTKIDFIDPFEKKVIRIIKSIKEVFVSSLANWIPLVITTIGAQVGTIFVYGINGATDAGEFFMALTIVAGITSVMYSLFTISLPAMSAMKDERRTFTTYTIKLSILIALPLSFAIMFYSDEVLELLGPAYIEATLILDILILSLLPTAIHYGITSVIYSYGKYREVLILGLSVSIPRVLLYFALIPLWGGLGGAIGYTLGAILGFVVSIRIARKNNINLEWKNYLLVSAVPLGIGLVIQSFSFSFLLGIPLIVLTSYIALFLLKILTMNEIKLISQILPNNVYSFMNRVTFKKKP, via the coding sequence TTGAGCAGTATAACTAATGGGAGTAATATTCGATCTGGAGCGATATTTATCTACATTGAAACTACTGTCTCACTTCTTTTGGGTTATCTATTTTGGATCTTGATGTCCAAAATTGGAACGGCGGAAATTATTGGTACATCATCGGCAATCATTTCTCTAGCTGGAATTTTAGCCGTTATAGCAAATTTGGGCATACCGACGGGGGTACAAAGGTTTTTAGGAAAGAGTTTCGCTCATTCTTCCTCACAAGAAACTCATTGTTATTTCATTTCCTCGCTAGCATTAATTTCCATCTCGACTTTTCTGGTCTCATTGTCAGTTTTGATTATGAAAGATTACTTACTAACTTTTTTTCAAATAGAAGAAGAGTTTTTACTTATTTCAATTTTATTAATGATATCTATAATCTATGCAACTTTCTTCAGGGGAATAGTCATTTCATCTTTACAAACAAAAATCTTAACGATTTCAATTACAATAAGTGCGCTCATAAAAATCGTTCTAGGAATACTTTTTCTCATTAATGATTACGGCACATTTGGTTTAGTTTTGAGTTTCACCATCAACCAATGTATAGTTTCTATTATACTCGCGATTGCAATGGTTCGCCTGGTGCGTAATTCAGGAACCAAGATTGATTTCATAGATCCCTTCGAGAAGAAAGTAATCAGAATTATCAAAAGTATTAAGGAAGTCTTTGTTTCTAGTTTAGCAAATTGGATTCCCCTAGTAATCACCACTATAGGAGCTCAGGTAGGTACTATTTTTGTATATGGGATTAATGGAGCTACAGATGCAGGGGAATTCTTTATGGCCTTGACCATAGTTGCGGGGATTACAAGTGTGATGTACTCTTTATTTACTATATCCCTTCCTGCAATGAGCGCCATGAAAGATGAAAGAAGAACTTTTACGACATATACTATAAAATTGAGCATATTGATTGCACTTCCCCTATCTTTCGCAATCATGTTTTATTCTGATGAAGTCTTAGAACTTCTGGGTCCTGCATACATAGAGGCAACTCTCATTTTGGATATACTTATTTTGTCTTTGTTACCAACAGCTATACATTACGGCATTACTTCGGTTATCTATTCATACGGCAAGTACCGAGAGGTGTTAATCCTAGGATTGTCTGTCAGTATACCCCGAGTATTACTTTATTTTGCACTTATACCTTTGTGGGGAGGATTAGGAGGTGCTATTGGATATACTTTGGGTGCCATCCTTGGGTTTGTTGTATCAATTAGAATTGCAAGAAAAAATAACATAAATCTGGAGTGGAAAAATTACCTCCTTGTTTCTGCTGTACCTTTAGGAATTGGTCTTGTAATTCAATCTTTTAGTTTTAGTTTCCTTCTTGGTATACCCCTGATAGTATTAACTTCCTACATAGCTCTTTTCCTGTTGAAAATTCTAACTATGAATGAAATAAAACTAATTTCGCAAATTTTACCAAACAACGTTTATTCATTCATGAACAGGGTAACATTCAAGAAAAAACCTTGA
- a CDS encoding glycosyltransferase family 2 protein — protein MTSVQKSPLNESTNVVICIPAFNEEKNIEEIIMRSKSFATEVIVYDDGSTDKTAEISNKCGAYVISSPRNKGYGKALNILFQTATLKNADIVVTIDSDGQHDPNQIPVILKPLLDNKADIVIGSRFLDKRDSEKVPKYRSFGIKAITKVTQAGCYEKITDAQSGYRAYNSRALSKLRLSENGMAISTEILLRADEHNLRIVEVPISIRYDVGNGSTHNPIIHGSKVFTHVIQFLAFKHPFLFYGLPGLLLLIFSAAFLYNALELFSSTRYVSTNMIIISIGLSLIGMILIATSAIVHTLISLFKGQIREI, from the coding sequence ATGACATCTGTTCAAAAGTCCCCATTAAATGAATCAACCAATGTTGTGATATGTATACCTGCATTTAATGAAGAAAAAAACATCGAAGAGATAATTATGAGGTCTAAATCTTTTGCCACCGAGGTAATTGTATACGATGACGGTTCAACAGATAAGACAGCAGAAATTTCAAATAAATGCGGGGCATACGTAATTAGCAGTCCGAGAAATAAGGGGTATGGTAAGGCATTAAATATTTTGTTTCAAACTGCAACATTAAAAAATGCAGACATAGTTGTAACGATAGATTCCGATGGGCAACACGATCCAAACCAAATACCTGTAATATTAAAACCATTGTTAGATAATAAGGCTGACATTGTAATAGGATCAAGGTTTTTGGATAAAAGGGATAGCGAAAAGGTTCCTAAATACAGAAGCTTTGGGATTAAAGCGATAACTAAAGTAACCCAAGCTGGTTGTTATGAGAAAATAACCGATGCACAAAGCGGTTATAGGGCTTACAATTCTAGAGCACTTTCCAAACTAAGATTATCCGAGAACGGAATGGCAATTTCTACTGAAATCTTGCTAAGAGCAGATGAGCATAATTTACGAATTGTTGAAGTTCCCATAAGCATAAGATATGACGTGGGCAATGGATCTACTCACAATCCGATAATACATGGATCCAAAGTTTTTACTCACGTAATTCAATTTTTGGCATTCAAGCATCCGTTTCTGTTTTATGGTTTACCAGGATTATTGCTACTTATTTTTTCAGCAGCTTTCTTGTATAACGCCTTGGAGCTTTTTTCATCAACTCGTTATGTATCTACTAATATGATAATTATCTCAATAGGTCTGTCCTTGATTGGTATGATCTTGATAGCTACCTCTGCAATTGTTCACACATTGATTTCTCTATTTAAAGGACAAATCAGAGAAATCTAA
- a CDS encoding alcohol dehydrogenase catalytic domain-containing protein, which translates to MRAAVFYGPNDVRIENKDFENVSKNEIVLRTLSCSVCSYDVRTFRNGSFKVTPPIILGHEICAETTTGYRGKNFNINSNSRVSVYPIIPCFDCWFCTNKKYNLCSNLMEIGSTIDGGFAEYIKVPKQVFEMGGIIPVPEEVSNEEASLIEPLACCINGINQIKHSEFESAIIIGDGPIGLTQLMLLKRVFDGLNITIIGKISHRLKAARNLGADRVIVIEEELEEKILSSLKEVNGQKPPNLVFVSNNNPSSLNLALRLVNKAGKIVVFSGIKKVTDKNLTNLMNIDPNTLHYDQISIHGSFSSTPSNLREAMSLVKNKEIEIKGLVTHLFSLEEFKNALSAAESFTGLKSIINRF; encoded by the coding sequence ATGAGGGCAGCAGTTTTTTATGGACCAAATGATGTAAGAATTGAAAATAAAGATTTTGAAAATGTATCGAAAAATGAAATAGTATTAAGAACACTGTCTTGCTCAGTTTGCAGCTATGACGTTAGGACCTTCCGTAACGGCAGTTTCAAGGTAACACCGCCAATTATTTTAGGTCATGAAATTTGTGCTGAAACGACTACTGGATATAGAGGGAAAAACTTTAACATAAATTCAAACTCTAGAGTATCAGTATATCCCATTATTCCATGCTTTGATTGTTGGTTTTGTACCAATAAGAAATATAACCTTTGTTCAAATTTAATGGAAATTGGTTCTACTATAGATGGAGGATTTGCAGAGTATATTAAAGTTCCAAAACAGGTTTTTGAAATGGGAGGAATAATACCAGTCCCTGAAGAAGTATCAAATGAAGAAGCCTCGTTAATTGAACCATTGGCCTGTTGTATAAATGGCATTAATCAAATAAAACACTCTGAATTTGAATCTGCAATAATAATTGGAGATGGACCCATTGGTCTAACGCAATTAATGCTTTTGAAAAGAGTATTTGATGGTTTGAACATAACTATAATAGGCAAAATAAGTCATAGGTTAAAGGCAGCTAGAAACCTAGGTGCTGATAGAGTAATTGTGATTGAAGAAGAACTCGAAGAGAAAATACTCTCATCATTAAAGGAAGTAAATGGACAAAAACCTCCAAACTTGGTTTTTGTATCTAATAACAATCCTAGTTCTCTAAATCTTGCATTAAGACTAGTTAATAAAGCTGGGAAAATAGTAGTATTCTCAGGTATCAAAAAAGTTACGGATAAAAATCTTACAAACTTAATGAATATTGATCCTAACACCTTGCATTATGATCAAATATCTATTCACGGGTCATTTAGCTCTACTCCTAGTAATCTCAGGGAAGCAATGAGTTTAGTAAAGAACAAGGAAATTGAGATAAAAGGTTTGGTAACACATCTCTTTTCTCTGGAGGAATTCAAAAACGCACTCTCGGCTGCAGAATCTTTTACTGGTCTAAAATCTATAATTAATAGGTTTTAA
- a CDS encoding TatD family hydrolase, with protein sequence MTRYFDPHIHMYSRTTNDYQNMAIAGIEVIVQPSFWLGSPRTSVGTFVDYWEHMITFETERARQFGIEHFVCISINPKESIERPLALDALEAMMKYDFLKRDRVVALGEIGYNLISDLEEEIFVHQLEICQKENLLAMIHLPHYKKPDGMNRMKQIFETGTYDFKKILIDHNTEETIKMTLDMGAWAGLSVYPISKLTPERVINIVRQHGSERVMVNSAADWGVSDPLSVPLTAAEMRKNGCRSADIENVTFTNAYKYYKQSEKFTWRP encoded by the coding sequence ATGACGCGCTATTTCGATCCACATATCCATATGTATTCAAGGACAACCAATGACTATCAGAATATGGCAATTGCTGGGATAGAGGTAATTGTGCAGCCCTCTTTTTGGCTAGGATCTCCGAGAACCAGTGTTGGCACTTTTGTTGACTACTGGGAACATATGATAACCTTTGAAACTGAACGTGCAAGGCAATTTGGTATTGAGCATTTTGTATGTATATCTATAAACCCCAAAGAATCCATTGAGAGACCGTTAGCGTTGGATGCGCTAGAAGCAATGATGAAATATGATTTCTTAAAGAGGGACCGGGTAGTAGCTCTTGGTGAAATTGGATATAATTTGATAAGTGATCTTGAGGAAGAGATATTTGTACATCAGTTAGAAATATGTCAAAAAGAGAATTTACTCGCAATGATTCATTTGCCTCATTACAAAAAACCCGATGGTATGAATAGAATGAAACAAATATTTGAAACAGGTACTTATGATTTTAAAAAAATTTTGATTGATCATAATACTGAGGAAACGATAAAAATGACTTTAGATATGGGAGCCTGGGCGGGTCTTTCGGTTTATCCAATATCGAAGTTAACTCCAGAACGCGTAATCAATATAGTAAGACAGCATGGTAGCGAAAGAGTAATGGTCAACAGCGCAGCTGACTGGGGTGTATCGGATCCACTTAGCGTTCCACTGACAGCTGCAGAAATGCGAAAAAATGGTTGTAGATCGGCAGATATAGAAAATGTGACATTTACTAATGCCTATAAATATTACAAACAATCTGAAAAATTTACATGGAGACCCTAG
- a CDS encoding SDR family NAD(P)-dependent oxidoreductase codes for MVKRALVTGGCGFIGSHIVDELLNRGIETYVLDNLSTGKLSNISKHIDNELFHFAQGDISDVSQIFRGRKGFEVVFHEAAIASVTLSVINPNLIFESNVNSTIKLLNFCKDAGVKRIVFASSSAVYGDLRDQKLSEDNYCKPTSPYGASKIAIEHFLHSYWKTYGLETIALRYFNVYGPRQSNNEYSGVITIFVDRLKRNEPLKIYGDGKQIRDFVNIKDVVKANMLAMDSERAVGQTINIGTGIPTSISNLANIVKKITTKEKIPVIYSKERLGDIKMSLATTARSKALLGYVPTINLNTGLEEFVNWQKVVA; via the coding sequence TTGGTAAAGAGAGCATTAGTTACAGGCGGATGTGGATTTATAGGAAGTCACATCGTTGATGAATTACTAAATCGTGGAATAGAAACGTATGTTTTAGATAATCTTTCTACAGGAAAATTGAGTAACATAAGTAAACATATTGATAATGAATTATTTCACTTTGCACAAGGTGATATTTCTGATGTTTCGCAAATATTTAGAGGTCGAAAGGGATTTGAAGTTGTTTTTCATGAGGCTGCCATAGCTAGCGTCACTCTTTCAGTCATAAACCCAAACTTGATTTTTGAATCAAATGTTAATTCTACAATAAAACTCTTAAATTTTTGCAAAGATGCAGGAGTTAAGAGAATTGTTTTCGCGTCTTCTTCAGCAGTATATGGAGATTTGCGAGACCAAAAATTATCTGAGGACAATTATTGCAAGCCTACTTCTCCTTATGGAGCTTCTAAGATCGCTATAGAACATTTCCTTCATTCTTATTGGAAAACTTACGGATTGGAAACAATCGCTTTGAGATATTTTAACGTATATGGCCCTCGACAAAGTAACAATGAGTACAGCGGGGTCATTACGATTTTTGTTGATAGACTGAAGAGAAATGAACCATTAAAAATCTATGGAGATGGCAAACAGATAAGGGACTTTGTAAATATAAAGGATGTAGTAAAGGCAAATATGCTAGCTATGGATTCCGAGAGGGCAGTGGGTCAAACAATAAACATTGGAACAGGTATCCCCACTTCTATATCAAATCTAGCTAATATAGTCAAAAAAATAACAACTAAGGAAAAAATTCCAGTTATTTATTCAAAAGAAAGATTGGGTGATATTAAGATGAGCCTTGCTACAACTGCAAGGTCTAAAGCCCTGCTCGGCTACGTCCCTACAATAAACCTAAATACTGGACTTGAAGAATTTGTAAATTGGCAAAAAGTAGTTGCTTGA
- a CDS encoding GDP-mannose 4,6-dehydratase codes for MKILITGAAGFLGSHLSEKYVNEGHIVYGIDNLLNGNLNNVRTLLHRKNFKFIHDDIRSRDLYNKIPTDIDAVIHLAAQIHVDRSIVNPEETFDINVSGTMKILEYARMNDINKILFASTSEVYGSAKYVPMNEDHPLAAQHPYGVSKIAADRLCYTYNETYDLGIDIIRCFNFFGPRQKDSGYGGVIAIFINRVLQNKPPIIYGDGNQTRDYMYVDDAINAYDKVLHSKDNPGKYGINFGTGTEKSVNEIAELTIKYAGAGENLKAIHVDPRPTEVQRLFADISKAKELLDFSPKIQFEQGISLLMDWYRNYKSELWLY; via the coding sequence ATGAAGATACTGATAACAGGGGCTGCAGGATTCCTGGGTAGTCACTTATCTGAAAAATATGTAAATGAGGGTCATATAGTGTATGGAATAGATAATTTGTTAAATGGAAACTTAAATAATGTTCGAACTCTCTTGCATAGAAAAAACTTTAAATTTATTCATGACGATATTAGAAGCAGAGATCTATACAATAAAATACCTACTGATATTGATGCAGTAATTCATCTGGCTGCTCAAATCCATGTGGATCGTTCGATAGTAAATCCAGAAGAAACCTTCGACATTAATGTTTCTGGTACGATGAAAATATTAGAGTATGCTCGTATGAATGATATAAACAAAATACTTTTCGCTTCAACGAGTGAGGTTTATGGTTCTGCCAAATATGTTCCTATGAATGAGGACCATCCATTAGCCGCACAACATCCATATGGTGTGAGCAAGATTGCAGCGGACAGGTTGTGTTATACTTACAATGAAACTTATGATTTAGGAATCGACATTATTAGATGTTTTAATTTCTTTGGTCCTAGACAAAAGGATTCAGGATATGGTGGTGTAATTGCAATTTTTATAAACAGAGTACTTCAAAATAAACCTCCAATCATATACGGCGATGGCAATCAAACTAGAGATTACATGTACGTGGATGATGCTATAAATGCATATGATAAAGTGTTGCATTCAAAAGACAACCCTGGAAAATATGGAATCAACTTTGGAACAGGAACTGAAAAATCTGTAAATGAAATTGCAGAATTAACAATAAAGTACGCTGGTGCTGGGGAGAATTTGAAAGCCATTCACGTAGATCCTCGTCCAACTGAAGTACAGCGATTATTTGCCGATATTTCAAAGGCAAAGGAGTTATTAGATTTTTCACCAAAAATTCAGTTTGAACAAGGTATCTCACTTCTTATGGATTGGTATAGAAATTATAAATCGGAATTATGGCTGTATTAG